The following nucleotide sequence is from Psychroserpens sp. Hel_I_66.
CTTTATATAGTCAATTTCAAGATACTGAAATCTAAATTATATCTCGATAGCTCATTAAAAAGCAAGGTTGCTGTGGTTAATGCATCTTCAATGGAATGGACAAAGCGTTTTGGCGATATTGCGCCATTTATGCAATTAGATTTAAAACTCATTTGGAGAAATAAACGACCAAGATCTACCGTATTTTTATTGATATTTGGTTTGCTTTATGGTTTGGTCTTTTATCCAAACCCACAATTTGCAGATTCTCCAATGATTTTTGGGTTTGTAGGTATTTTCGTGACCGGTATTTTCTTGATAAATTTTGGTCAATTTATCCCAGCTTGGGATAGTGGTTATTACAAAATGCTAATGAGTCAAAATATTAAATATGAACAGTATTTAAAGTCTAAATACACGCTCATGATTTTGAGTGTGATTATCATGTTTGTCTTAAGTGTTCCGTATGTTTATTTTGGATGGAAAATATTGGCAGCACATTTTGCAGCAGCATTTTACAACATAGGTGTTAATAGTTACGTGATCATGTTTGGAGGATCTTATAACCGTAAAAAAATAGACCTAAATCAGCGAGCAGCCTTTAATTATCAAGGTACGGGAGCTGTACAGTGGATCATTGGAATTCCGTTAATGATTTTACCAGCAGCTATTTTTGGTTTAACAGCCTTTTTTGTGAATTTCGAAGTAGGATTGCTTGCACTTATTTTGTGCGGTTTAACAGGCATTATATTACATAAAAAACTCATCAAATTTATCACTCAAAAATATTTAGATTCAAAATATAAAATGATTGACGCTTTTAGTCAAGATTAAATAATTTATTATGATAGAAACCACAAACCTTTCAAAATCCTACGGAAATAAAACCGTACTTAAAATAGATAATTTAAGCATTCCAAAAGGTCAAAGCTTTGGTCTTGTTGGAAATAATGGAGCAGGTAAAACAACGTACTTTAGTCTGCTTCTTGATCTCATAAAACCAACTACTGGTTCAATTACAAGCAATAATATTTTGGTTAATGAAAGTGAAGACTGGAAACCGTTCACCTCTGCTTTTATTGATGAAAGTTTTTTAATAGGTTATTTAACACCAGAAGAATATTTTTATTTCATAGGAGATCTTCGAGGTCAAAATAAGGCAGATGTAGATGCGTTGATTGCTCAGTTTGAAGATTTTTTCCATGGAGAAATTCTAGGTCAAAAAAAATACCTCAGGGATTTAAGTAAAGGAAACCAGAAAAAAGCAGGAATCGTAGCAGCTCTTATTGGCAACCCAGAAGTCATTATTCTTGATGAACCCTTTGCAAATTTAGATCCTACAACTCAAATTAGGTTAAAAGGAATTATTAAAAATCTCGCAGAAACACAAGGTGTCACGGTTTTGGTTTCAAGTCATGATTTAATGCACGTCACAGATGTTTGCGAACGTATAGTTGTTTTAGAAAAAGGAGAAGTTGTAAAAGATTTGGCAACTAATGAGGCAACTTTAAAAGAGCTAGAGGCACATTTTTCGGGAACAGAAATGGTTTAAAACCTTTGTAATACATCTAAAAACCTAGCTTTTTGCAGCAATAATTCAAAAAGATGCTTATTTTTACAACGCTACATAATATATGTAAGCGATTATAGTTATAGTATTTACAAAAAACTAAACCTTTTGAATACATCTTTTAAAGTCTTAATATCAGTCTTTTGCATAACAATGATCATTACAAGCTGTTCTCGTAAAAAAGACACCTTTGTAAACCGTAATTTTCATGCTTTAGGCACAAAATATAATATTCTCTATAACGGTAATATTGCCTTAGAAAACGGAAGAGAAACAGTAGATAACGCTGCAACAGATAACTATTGGCAACTGTTGCCTATAGAGCGTATGCAGGTTTCAGACGATTTTATATTACCAGGTCAATCCAAAAACCAAGACTTTGAACGTGCTGAGGAAAAAGCAATTAAAGCAGTTCAAAAACATGGGATGAACATTAAGGGTAAAGAGTACAATCCCCAAATTGATGAAGCTTATTTGTTGTTGGGTCAAGCACGTTATTTCGATCAACGTTTTGTGCCAGCTTTAGAGGCTTTCAACTATATTTTGTACAAATATCCAGCAAGTGATAAAATAAATACAGCAAAAGTTTGGAGAGAGAAAGCAAACATTAGATTAGAGAATAATGAGCTTGCTATTAAGAACCTCAAACGCCTTTTAGAACAAGAAGAGTTAGAAGACCAGGATTTGGCAGATGCAACCTCTATTTTAGCTCAAGCCTATATTAATACTAAGTCAAAAGACAGCGCACTTGCCCAACTTTCAATTGCTGCAGACTTCACAAATAAGAATAAGGAAAAAGCACGTTTTAATTATATCATTGGACAATTGTATGATGACTTCGGAAAAAAAGACAGCGCAAACCTGGCTTACGATAAGGTCATTGATATGCACCGTAAGATCCCGAGACCATACTACATCAATGCACACTTAGCCAAATCAAATAACTTTGATATGGAAAACGGAAACCAGATCGAGTTCTTAGAATACTTAACAGATTTGGAAGAAGATCGAGAAAATCGTCCGTTTTTAGATAAGATTTATTACCGCATTGCAGAGTTTCATAGAGCGAATGAACGAGATTCTATGGCAATAGCCTATTACAACAAATCATTACGCACCAATTTAGGAGATAAAGAATTAAAATCACGGGATTATTCCACTCTTGGGGACATGAGCTTTGACGTTGCAGAATATAAAGTAGCAGGTGCTTATTACGATAGTACAATGACGAACATGAAGCTTAACTCTAAGCCCTATCGCGTTGTTAAGCGTAAAAGGGAAAATCTTGAGGATGTCATTTATTACGAAGATATTGCTCAACAAAATGACAGTATTATAAGATTGGTAAATTTTTCCGAAGAAGAAAGGCTTACTTATTTTACAACCTATACCGAGGAATTAAAACTGTTGGCAGAAGCCGAAAAAGAAAAGAAAGAAGCCGAAGAGCGTCGTAATGCAGCAAGTTCTGGATTAAAAACCGGGAACCTCAATAATAACAGTAAAGTAGATGGTAACGCAGTTTTAAAATCTGTAAGAGCAAATCCAGGAGTGGCCACCAATAGCGGTAAAGAAAGTGAATTTTACTTTTATAACCCTACAACAGTTTCCTACGGAAAAAGTGAATTCGTAAAAATTTGGGGAAATAGAGAATTAAAAGATAATTGGAGATTATCCAATACTGCTGGAAGAGGTCAAAACAATTTAGAGGTAATCGATATCGCTGCAAATGCAACAGAAGATGAGCGCTTTGATCCTCAGTTTTATATTTCGCAAATCCCAATAGAGCAAAAGGAAATTGATAGTTTGGCAAAAGACAGAAATTATGCCTATTATCAACTTGGTGTTATCTACAAAGAAAAATTTAGCGAATTTGAATTAGCTAAAGTTAGGCTAGAGACATTATTACAGAACGATCCAGAAGAGCGTTTGATATTGCCCTCTAAATACAATCTCTATAAAATCTATATGGAATTAGGCTTGGAGAATAAAGCCAATGTCATGAAGAATGATATCATAAATGCATATCCAGAGTCTAGATATGCGCAAATACTGCTCAATCCAAAATCAGAATTCGCAAAAGACGAAAACAGTCCAGAAAGTTTATACAACAACTTATTTAAGCAATTTGGCGATCAGGAATATGCTGAGGTAGTAGCTAAAGCAGATGAATATATTACACAGTTTGAAGGCGATCCAATGGTTCCTAAGTTTGAAATCTTAAAAGCTTCTGCCAACGGAAGGTTAAATGGATTTGAAGCCTATAAAAAAGGTGTAAACTATATTGCGTTGACGTATCCAAATTCCGAAGAAGGAAAAAAAGCGAAAGAAATTTTAGAGAACGCAATCCCGATTCTTGCTAAAAAAGAATTTGTAAGCGACGATACAGGAAAACGTTTTAATGTATTATATCCCTTTACCAATGCTGAAAAAGGCGAGATAGATGATTTTGTGAAAAAACTGGACACCGCACTTGAGAAAATCAACTATTTTGATTTGTCAACATCGGTTGATTTCTATGATGAAAATACGACATTTGTTGTAGTTCATGGGCTTAAAAGTATTCAAGGAGCAGCTGGTTTTGCTGAAATCTTAAAAGAAAATAAAGATAAGATAGATAGAAGTTATTATTCAATTTCATCTCCTAATTATGAAATTGTACAACGACATAAAAATTTAAACGAATACCTAGAATCTCAATAAATTTAACCTATGTTTTCAGACAAAAAAACAGGACGTATGGCTTCAGACTCAATTTCACAACAAAATACGATTGCAAAAGGAACAGTAATAACAGGAGATGTTATTAGTGAGGGCGATTTTAGAATCGAAGGCTCAATTCAAGGCAATATTAAAACACCAGGCAAGGTAATCATTGGTAAAACAGGAGTTATAAACGGAACTTTAAAAAGCGCTAATGCAGATATTGAAGGTAAGTTTATGGGTAAGCTGTTTTTGTCAGACACCTTATCACTTAAATCTTCAGCATATGTTGAGGGAGAGGTTATTGTTGGTAAGTTAGCTGTAGAACCAGGAGCAACATTTAATGCCACATGCTCGATGAAGGGTGCCTTAAAAGAGTCAATTAATGGAACACCAGAGCAACAAAAAGTACTCCAAAATCAGCAAGCCAAATAAATTTATCAGGTTTACATCAGTTGCGTTTCAAATGGGAGCCACGATCTGGTTGGGCAATCTCTTCGGAAAATGGCTAGACACAAAATTTGATAACGATATTTGGGAAAATATAGTGACGTTACTTTCTGTATTTATTGCAATGTATATGGTTATAGCCCAGGTTATAAAAGTTTCGAAAGAAGATGATTAAATCCTTACTTTTATATATTCTAGCTTTTACTTTGTTATTTGTAACTGTGCATTTAACTCAAAAGGGAATTTTGGGTCAAAATATTTCTTCTATTCGATTTAGTCTTTGGAACACAAATTTATTCTTTGCGATTTCTTCTTTACTAATTTGCATCCATTTTTTGTTATTCTCATCAATTAAAAAGTTGAGGCCACAGCTTGGTTTTATCTATTTGCCAACACTATTTATAAAAGGAATATTGTTTTTTGCCCTTTTCAAATCTTCAATTTTTAAATTAGAATCTTTATCTATACTAGAGCGCGTAAACCTTCTTGTCCCGCTGCTTCTCTTTTTGATTTTAGAGGTCTATTTTATTGTACGAATTTTAGGAGAAAAGAAGCCTTAAATTTTAAGATAAAAAAGGTGATGGTTTTTTTAATTATTTACGTACTTTTGCACCGAATTTAGAAAGAGTAGTTTTTTGATTTTATAACAATGAAGATATTTCAACAAAGTTTTAAATTTTTAGCGATTGTAAGTCTGCTGTTTTTCTCAACAGTTTCATTTGCAAATAATTCTTCTGAAGGAGATGGTCAAGTAGATACTAAGAGCGAAGTTGATGCTTATATTTTACACCACATTCAGGATTCTCACGATTTTACATTGTTTTCTTACACAAGCGATGCTGGAGAACGTAAGCACGTCGGTTTTCCGCTTCCGGTAATTTTATGGACTAGCAATGGTTTAACTACTTTTATGTCTTCTGCATTTCACCATAATGATGACGGAAGTGTAATCGTCGAAAAAAACGGACTCAAATTCGCAAAAATACACTCTAAGATTTATGAATTAGACGCTGGCGCTTCCGAAGTGAAATTTGACGAAGACAACCATGCTGCTAATGGTCATAAGGTTTTAGATTTTTCGATAACGAAAAGTGTGCTTGGAGTTCTTTTAATAGGCTTGTTAATGTTGTTCTGGTTTTCTAGATTAGCTAAACAATACAAGAAAAAACAAATACCAACAGGTTTTGCTCGTGTTTTAGAGCCTCTTGTGATATATGTGCGAGATGAAATTGCTAGACCAAATATTGGAGATAAACATTATAGAAAGTTTACAGGGTACTTATTAACGGTTTTCTTTTTTATATGGCTATTAAACCTTTTGGGACTAACACCATTTGGGTTTAATGTTACAGGTCAATTAGCGGTAACAGCGTGTTTGGCTATTTTTACATTAATAATATATACTGTAAGTGGTAATAGAGATTATTGGCAGCATATTTTATGGATGCCTGGAGTTCCAATTTTAATTAGACCAGTATTGGCAGTTATTGAATTAGCGGGAGCGTTTGTAATAAAACCATTCTCTTTATTAGTTCGTTTATTTGCCAATATTTCAGCAGGACACATTGTGGTTATGAGTTTAATTGCAATAATGTTTACGCTTAAAGATTCACTTGGTGTTGTTGGTGCAACGGGATTATCATTAGTATTGTCATTTTTTATAACATTGATAGAAGTTTTGGTAGCTTTTTTACAAGCCTATATCTTTACAATGCTTTCAGCACTGTTTATTGGTATGGCTGTAGCAGAGCACGACCACGACCATGCACATGATGATCATGGTCACGAAGTTCCTGACGCAGAAGATGTAAGAGGGGATTTCATTTAATAAGAGTTTTTTTTAATTTAACTATAAATATTTTTACTATGTACAATTTAATTGGAGCAGGATTAATCGTAATCGGAGCAGGTATTGGACTTGGACAGATTGGTGGAAAAGCAATGGAAGGTATTGCACGTCAACCAGAAGCAACAGGAAAAATCCAGACAGCGATGATTATCATTGCAGCACTTTTAGAAGGTTTGGCATTTGGAGCTTTATTCTTAGGAAAATAAGAACCAGATCAAATTTACAAAACACTATCCTGTAACGGTTGGTTGCAGGACGTGTTTTTAAAATTAAAAAAAGAACACATAATTATTTACTAAGATGGATAAATTATTAAATGACTTTTCACCGGGATTATTCGTAGTGCAAACAATACTATTGTTGCTACTTATTTTTTTAATGGTAAAGTTTGCGTGGAAACCAATTCTTAGCTCACTTAACGAGAGAGAAGAAGGAATTCAAGGTGCATTAGATGCTGCAGAAAACGCAAAGCGTGAAATGGAAAACCTTCAAGCAGATAACCAAAAGTTATTGCAAGAAGCAAGATTAGAAAGAGAAGCAATGCTAAAGGAAGCAAGAGAAATGAAAGCACAAATGATTACAGATGCTGAAACTCAAGCTCAGGCTCAAGCAAACAAAATGATTGAGCAAGCTCAAGTTGCTATCAACGCTGAGAAAAAATCTGCAATGGCAGAACTTAAATCTCAAGTAGCAAGTTTATCTTTAGAGATTGCAGAAAAAGTTGTTAGAGAAGAATTATCTAATAAAGGCAAACAATTAGAATTGGTAGAGTCTATGTTAGATGATGCAAAATTAAATTAAATCATGGCAGGAACAAGAGCAGCCATTCGTTATGCGAAAGCAGTTTTAGATTTAGCTAAGACTCAGGATACTGCACAAGCGGTTAATGAGGATATGGTAGTTATTGCCAAGGCTATTGATGAAAGTCAGGATTTAAGTAACATGCTTCAAAGTGCAGTTATTAAATCTGTAGATAAAAAGGCAGCATTACTTAAAGTGTTTCCTGATGCTAATCCTATGTTTTCTGGTTTATTAGATGTTTTGGTATCTAATAAGCGTGTTAGTATTTTAGGAAATATTGCAACAATCTATACTGAGTTATATGAAAAGTCACAAAATGTAGTTACTGCAAACGTGACCACTGCAGTGCCTTTAACTGAGGATTTAAAGACTAAGGTTTTAGCTAAAGTTAAAGAATTGACCAATGCTAAAAATATAGAAGTTAAAAATATCGTAGATGAAACAATTATTGGAGGTTTCATTTTACGTGTTGGTGATATACAGTACAATGCTAGTATCTCTAACCAATTGAATAAGTTAAAAAAAGAATTTACATTAAATTAAACATTTTTCGGTCACTAGATAATTTGTGAACAATGCAGATTTAAAATTAAAGTGAACGTCTAATATCTAATAATAAAAAGATGGCAGAAGTAAAACCAGCTGAAATATCAGCAATCTTAAAACAACAACTAGCAGGTTTTGAAGCAAGTGCTTCATTAGACGAAGTTGGAACAGTATTAACAGTAGGTGATGGTATTGTACGTGCTTACGGATTAGCTAACGCTCAATATGGTGAGTTAGTTGAATTTGATGGCGGATTGGAAGGTATCGTACTTAACCTTGAGGAAGACAATGTAGGTATTGTATTACTTGGTACTTCGGTTGGAGTTAGAGAAGGATCTACGGTAAAACGTACGGAACGTATCGCTTCTGTTAATGTAGGTGAAGGTATTGTTGGACGTGTGGTTGACACATTAGGTAATCCAATTGATGGTAAAGGACCTATCGCTGGAGAAACTTATGAGATGCCTTTAGAGCGTAAAGCTCCAGGTGTTATCTATAGAGAACCTGTTACAGAACCATTACAAACAGGTATTAAAGCAATTGATGCTATGATTCCGGTTGGTAGAGGTCAGCGTGAGTTGGTAATTGGAGATAGACAAACTGGTAAAACAGCAGTTTGTATTGATGCTATTATAAATCAGAAAGAATTTTACGATGCAGGTAATCCTGTATATTGTATATATGTTGCTGTAGGCCAAAAGGCTTCAACAGTGGCACTTATTGCTAAAACACTAGAAGAAAAAGGAGCGTTAGCTTACACAACAATAGTTGCTGCAAACGCATCAGATCCTGCAGCGATGCAAGTTTATGCGCCATTTACGGGAGCATCTATTGGAGAATATTTTAGAGATACTGGTCGTCCAGCTTTAATTGTATTTGATGATTTATCAAAACAAGCAGTTGCATACCGTGAGGTATCTTTATTATTACGTCGTCCTCCAGGACGTGAGGCATATCCTGGTGATGTATTTTACTTACACTCAAGATTATTAGAGCGTTCTGCAAAAATTATAAATGATGATTCAATTGCAAAAGAGATGAATGATTTACCAGATTCTCTTAAGCCAATTGTAAAAGGTGGTGGTTCTTTAACCGCTTTACCAATTATTGAAACTCAAGCAGGTGACGTTTCAGCATATATTCCAACAAACGTAATTTCTATTACAGATGGACAAATCTTCTTAGATGGAGATTTATTTAACTCTGGTGTGCGTCCAGCAATTAACGTAGGTATTTCGGTATCTCGTGTTGGTGGTAACGCACAGATTAAGTCAATGAAAAAAGTATCTGGTACATTAAAACTAGATCAAGCACAGTATCGTGAATTAGAAGCGTTTGCTAAGTTTGGTTCAGATTTAGATGCGGTTACCTTAAATGTAATTGAAAAAGGAAAACGTAACGTTGAGATTTTAAAGCAAGGTCAAAATGATCCTTTTAAAGTGGAAGATCAAGTGGCAATTATTTATGCAGGATCTAAAAACTTATTGAGAGATGTACCTGTAAATAAAGTAAAAGAATTTGAAAGAGATTACCTAGAATTCTTAAACGCTAAGCACAGAGATGTATTAGATACCTTAAAAGCAGGAAAACTAACAGACGAGGTTACAGATACACTTATAACTGTAGCTAAAGATTTATCTGCTAAGTATAAAGGATAATACTTGCTGCTGTTTCACTTTAAAATAGAAACAGTACTTTAATTGTATAATATTTAAAAATAGTTTCTTCGGAAAGTATTTAAGATAGAAAGATGGCAAATTTAAAAGAAATACGTAACAGAATATCTTCAGTATCTTCAACGATGCAGATTACCAGTGCCATGAAAATGGTATCTGCTGCAAAATTAAAGAAAGCTCAAGATGCAATTACTGCAATGCGTCCTTATTCTGATAAGTTAACAGAGCTTTTACAAAATTTAAGCGCAACTTTAGAAGGAGATTCAAGTAGTAAATTTGCTGAGCAACGTGAAGTTAAAAAAGTATTATTAGTAGCGATTACTTCAAATAGAGGTCTTGCAGGAGCTTTTAACTCTAATATCATCAAGGAGGTTGCAAATCGTACAAAAAATACTTACGCCAACCAAGAAGTATCTTATCTGGCAATAGGTAAGAAAGCTAATGATGCATTTAAAAAAACAAATAAAGTTATAGCCAATAAAAGTCAGATTTTTGATGATTTAACTTTTGATAACGTTTCTGAAATTGCTCAGATGTTGATGGATCAGTTCATAGCAGGTGATTTTGATAAAATTGAGATTATCTATAATAAATTTAAAAATGCTGCAACCCAAATCGTTATGGCAGAACAGTTTTTACCAATTGTTCCTATGAAAGGTGAAGCTAATGTAAATGTTGATTACATTTTTGAGCCATCAAAAGAAGAAATAGTTGAGCAATTAATTCCGAAGTCATTAAAAACGCAGTTGTATAAATCCATCAGAGATAGTTTTGCTTCAGAACATGGTGCGCGTATGACTGCCATGCACAAAGCAACAGATAACGCAACAGAATTGAGAGATCAATTGAAATTAACATATAACAAAGCGCGTCAAGCTTCTATTACAAATGAAATCTTAGAGATTGTTGGTGGAGCCGAAGCATTGAATAATTAAAAAATTACTGCGCAGGCAGAAATCTTATTATAATTTTAAAAAGCCCAAATCGAAAGAGTTGGGCTTTTTTATGGCATTAAATTTGAAATTGTATATTTATAATTCTTAATACTTTAAAATGAAACTATTAAAACAAATATCATTTTTATCTGTAATGTTTATTCTTATGGCAAGTTTCTCTCAATGCTCATCTGCTCAAAAATTACAAAAAGAAGCACCAGCACAATTTGGAGAAGTGTATTACCAAAACTGGACAGCAGGAGTAAGTGGTGGAGGTTCTGGATTGAACCTCTTTATTCCCGTAATGAATACATCAGTCGAATTAGATAGTGTGTATTTTAAAGGGAGAGCTTCAAAACTAGAAATGAAAAATGGAAATGAAATATTATATGTTGGTCGGTTTCAAACAGACTTCAATCAGCCAAAAGATGTCGTTATGAGTAGTGATGCCAACGAAGAATATAATAACCAATTAATAAAGACTGATGAATCTATGCCTTTTGAATTAAAAGATCATGAGTGCGTTGTAAGCTATACTAAAAGTGGTAAAACACAATATTATAAAATTTCAAACATAAAAGAAAGAGAGCCTTTAAACTACCCAAGCGCTCCACCAAATCCAAACAAGAAATTCAATTAATTATCTAAGCTAACTGATATTATAGAAAACGAAGGCCAATATTATGAAGATGGACCAGAGGAGATCCAATAATATATCTTTGGTTGACGTTTGCTAAAAACGTATTTTTAAGCCCAACAAAATTGAACTCTTGAGTGCACTGAAATCTCTTTTCAAACAAACATTTATTTATGGTTTAGCTACGGTTTTGCCTAGGATGTTGAGTTTCTTGTTAGTGCCTCTTTATACGACAGATGGTGTGCTATCATCTGTTGCAGAATATGGCAAAGTCTCTGTAATCTTTTCTTATTTTGTATTATTTAATGTGATTTTAGCTTACGGTATGGAAACCGCATTCTTTAGATTTTTCAACAAGGAAGACGATAAAGATAAAGTCATTGGTACTTCTGCAATTTCGATAATCATATCTTCTTTAGGCTTTTTTGTTCTTGCTTTAATATTTCAGAATCAAATAGCAGCCTTAATTCAAATTGATGTAAAATATATCAATCTAGTGATTTGGATTTTACTTCTAGATGCACTAGTCATTATCCCATTTGCTTGGCTTAGGGCAACATCACAACCCATGCGGTATGCAATTATTAAAATTCTTAATGTTGCGATTAACCTAGGCCTTAACTTGTTTTTCTTATTATGGTTGGCAGATCTATCCTATTATGGCGCTTTCTTTAATAGTATTTGCGTAGATAATTTTGAAATCAGTTATATCTTCATTGCTAACCTCATTGCAAGTGCTGTAACATTAATTTTCGTGCTTTCGTTTTATACCAAAATCAAGTATAAATTCGATTCCAAATTATGGAAGACCATGTTTCGTTATGCGTCTCCTGTCTTAATTGCGGGAGTTGCTTTCTCCATAAATGAGACATTCGATCGCATACTATTAGATAGATTACTACCACCAGATATTGCCGAAACTGAAATCGGGATGTATTCAGCTTGCTACAAAATAGCATTGTTTATGACGTTATTTGCTACAGCGTATAGGTTGGGAATAGAACCCTTTTTCTTTAGTCACGCAAAAACAGAAAATCCCCAAAAAAATTATGCTAGAATATTAGAGTTTTTTGTTGCGTTTGGTTCTGTAATATTATTAACTGTAGTCGTTTTTGCAGATCTTTTAAAACCTTATATTGTTAGAAGTGAAGCCTATTGGGAAGCCATGTGGGTAGTGCCAATTATTTTGTTAGCTAACTTCTGTTTGGGAATTTACCACAATCTATCAGTCTGGTATAAAATTACAGACAGGACAAAATTTGGCGCTTATATTTCTATCGTTGGGGCAATAATCACTTTAATAATCAACATTTTTTTTATTAAAGCCTATAGTTATAAAGCGTCTGCAATTGCCACATTAGTTGCTTATTTAATTATGATGTTGCTTTCTTATTACTTCGGAAGAAAATATTACCCAATCCCATATAATCTCAAGAAAATAGGTTTGTATTTTATACTCTCAATTGGAATGTCCATTCTTTCTTTCTACTATTTTAGAGAAAATTATATGATAGGAATTTCAATGTTAATCGTATTTTTGGGTATCGTGTTCTTTTCAGAAAAAAAACAACTAATACAACTATTAAAAAGATAACATGCACATAAAAATAATCAACAAATCCAATCACGATCTACCGCATTATGAAACTAGTGCTTCCGCAGGAATGGATTTAAGAGCAAGTCTATCAGCATCTAGAACTC
It contains:
- the atpH gene encoding ATP synthase F1 subunit delta yields the protein MAGTRAAIRYAKAVLDLAKTQDTAQAVNEDMVVIAKAIDESQDLSNMLQSAVIKSVDKKAALLKVFPDANPMFSGLLDVLVSNKRVSILGNIATIYTELYEKSQNVVTANVTTAVPLTEDLKTKVLAKVKELTNAKNIEVKNIVDETIIGGFILRVGDIQYNASISNQLNKLKKEFTLN
- the atpA gene encoding F0F1 ATP synthase subunit alpha, giving the protein MAEVKPAEISAILKQQLAGFEASASLDEVGTVLTVGDGIVRAYGLANAQYGELVEFDGGLEGIVLNLEEDNVGIVLLGTSVGVREGSTVKRTERIASVNVGEGIVGRVVDTLGNPIDGKGPIAGETYEMPLERKAPGVIYREPVTEPLQTGIKAIDAMIPVGRGQRELVIGDRQTGKTAVCIDAIINQKEFYDAGNPVYCIYVAVGQKASTVALIAKTLEEKGALAYTTIVAANASDPAAMQVYAPFTGASIGEYFRDTGRPALIVFDDLSKQAVAYREVSLLLRRPPGREAYPGDVFYLHSRLLERSAKIINDDSIAKEMNDLPDSLKPIVKGGGSLTALPIIETQAGDVSAYIPTNVISITDGQIFLDGDLFNSGVRPAINVGISVSRVGGNAQIKSMKKVSGTLKLDQAQYRELEAFAKFGSDLDAVTLNVIEKGKRNVEILKQGQNDPFKVEDQVAIIYAGSKNLLRDVPVNKVKEFERDYLEFLNAKHRDVLDTLKAGKLTDEVTDTLITVAKDLSAKYKG
- the atpG gene encoding ATP synthase F1 subunit gamma, which produces MANLKEIRNRISSVSSTMQITSAMKMVSAAKLKKAQDAITAMRPYSDKLTELLQNLSATLEGDSSSKFAEQREVKKVLLVAITSNRGLAGAFNSNIIKEVANRTKNTYANQEVSYLAIGKKANDAFKKTNKVIANKSQIFDDLTFDNVSEIAQMLMDQFIAGDFDKIEIIYNKFKNAATQIVMAEQFLPIVPMKGEANVNVDYIFEPSKEEIVEQLIPKSLKTQLYKSIRDSFASEHGARMTAMHKATDNATELRDQLKLTYNKARQASITNEILEIVGGAEALNN
- a CDS encoding oligosaccharide flippase family protein, translated to MSALKSLFKQTFIYGLATVLPRMLSFLLVPLYTTDGVLSSVAEYGKVSVIFSYFVLFNVILAYGMETAFFRFFNKEDDKDKVIGTSAISIIISSLGFFVLALIFQNQIAALIQIDVKYINLVIWILLLDALVIIPFAWLRATSQPMRYAIIKILNVAINLGLNLFFLLWLADLSYYGAFFNSICVDNFEISYIFIANLIASAVTLIFVLSFYTKIKYKFDSKLWKTMFRYASPVLIAGVAFSINETFDRILLDRLLPPDIAETEIGMYSACYKIALFMTLFATAYRLGIEPFFFSHAKTENPQKNYARILEFFVAFGSVILLTVVVFADLLKPYIVRSEAYWEAMWVVPIILLANFCLGIYHNLSVWYKITDRTKFGAYISIVGAIITLIINIFFIKAYSYKASAIATLVAYLIMMLLSYYFGRKYYPIPYNLKKIGLYFILSIGMSILSFYYFRENYMIGISMLIVFLGIVFFSEKKQLIQLLKR